The sequence below is a genomic window from Thermoflavifilum sp..
GAAATTTTCCTGCGGGAACTCATCAGCAACGCTGTGGATGCCACACAAAAGCTGAAGATGCTGGCCAACAGCGGCGAATTTAAAGGTGAATTAGGGACTTTAGATATCGAGGTGAAATTAGATGTAGCCCAGCGCACCCTGACCATTTCCGATCGGGGGATAGGGATGACCGCCGAAGAGGTGGATCGCTACATCAATCAGGTGGCTTTTTCCAGTGCAGAAGAATTTCTCAGTAAATACAAGGGCGACGGCGCTTCCATCATCGGACATTTCGGATTGGGTTTTTATTCGGCATTTATGGTTAGTGAACGGGTGGAAATTCTTACCCGTTCTTATCGTGATGAGGCTCAGGCAGTTCGCTGGATATGCGATGGAAGTCCTGAATACGTTCTCGAAGAAGCCGAAAAGCCATGGCGGGGAACCGATGTCATCCTGCACATTCATGAAGATAGCCGCGAATTTCTGGAGCCCGAACGCATCCGGACTATTTTATTGAAATACTGCAGATTTTTACCGGTTCCGATTTATTTTGAAGGAAAGCAAATCAACAACACCGAACCCATCTGGGTGAAAAGGCCGTCAGAGCTTACTTCTCAGGATTATCAACAATTCTACAAAGAATTATACCCCTATCATGAGCCGCCGCTATTCTGGATTCATCTGCATGTCGACTATCCTTTTCATTTAAATGGGGTACTCTATTTTCCCAAAATCACCCATAGCTTCGATATTCAAAAAGACAGAATTCAGCTTTATTGCAACCAGGTATTCGTGACTGATGAGGTAAAAGATATTGTGCCCGAATTTTTAATGCTTTTACATGGTGTGATCGATTCGCCTGATATTCCCTTAAATGTAAGTCGCAGCTATTTGCAGGGCGATCCAAATGTACGCAAGATCAACAGCCATATTACCAAAAAAGTGGCGGATAAGCTGGAGGACATCTTCAAGCAAGATCGGAAGGAATTAGAAGAAAAATGGGAATACATTGGTTTGTTTGTGAAATATGGCATGATGACCGACGATAAGTTCCGGGAAAGGGCACAGACGTTTTTACTCATGCAGGACGCCTTTGCTTCAGCAACCTGGTACACGCTGTCTGAGTATCGCGAAAAAGCAGCTTCCTTACAAACCAATCCGGATCGTAAGCTGGTAATTTTGTACACCACCGATCCAGTCCAGCAATACAGCTACCTGCAGGCTGCGCGCGAAAGAGGTTATCTGGTGGTGAAGCTTGATTCGATTATTGATGCGGCTTTCATCCAGGCGATGGAAGAGAAATGGGACGATGTGGTGTTTACGCGTGTGGATGCAGATATTCCAGAGCGGTTGATCAAACGGGAAGAAAGCTCGCATAGTGTGCTCACTGCCCAGCAGGAAGCCCGGTTAAAGGAGCTATTTGCAAAGGAGATACCCGAACCTTCGTATCGCGTGGAACTGAAGGGACTTTCACCCGATACCCAACCCGTGGTGGCCACCAGACCCGAAATGAGTCGCCGATTGAAAGAAATGGCGGCTATGAGTGGACAGGCTGCGAGCTGGTACGGAAAGATTCCCGATGAAGTGGTGCTCACGGTGAATACCAATCATCCGATATTTCAGCAGATTCTGCAAGAAAGCCGTGAAGAACAGCAGCGAAAAATGATTCGCAATCTGGCCGATCTGGCCTTGCTTTCGCAGCAAATGCTCAACGGTGAAGCACTGAACCGTTTTATCCAGCGGAGTATTGAGCTGATGGGTGGCATCAAAAAATCATCTATCATTCTGCCTTCCTGAGTAATGCTGGATATTCATTCATAACGCAAGGCTACAATGGGGTCAAGACGTGCCGCCTTCATAGCCGGATATACGCCTGCCACCAGGCCTACGGCCGCACAAAGGGCTATGGCACCACCTATCCATACCCAGGGGATAATGAAACCAGCGTGGAGCAACAGCGATACCAGATTGCCAATGGCAATGCCAAGCAAAATACCCAGTGCACCACCTAAAAGACTGATGAGGATGGATTCATACAAAAACTGATTACGAATCACCTGTGCAGTTGCACCGATAGCCTTGCTGACGCCGATTTCACGGGTGCGCTCAGCCACTGCAACCAGCATGATGTTCATCAACCCGATTATCGAACCCAGCAGCGTAATCAATCCCACACCGAATGTGAGGAAACGCACTTTCTTTAAACTGCCAAACAACATATCGGCAAGCGTATCACTCCGTGTGATGTAAAAATTATCGGCCTCATTCAAAGCTAAATGCCTGATGAGGCGGAAAGTTCCTGTAGCTTCGTCAATAGCCGTATTCAACAGGGCAATCTGAGGCACCATTACGCCAATCTGAAATGAACTGTTGCTGCTGATGGGATAGACCCGACGTACGTTGTTGAGCGGAAGAATCACCAGATTATCGGCACTGAATATGCCAGTGTTCCCGACGGATTTTAAAACGCCTACGACCCGATATTTTACCATGCCAATGCGGATATCTTTTCCTACGGCGGCCATGGGATTCGCATCGAATAATTTCTGTGCAATATCATGACCGATAACGGCCACATTGGCGCCACTCTGCAATTCATCGGGATTCAAGTTGCGTCCGGCATCAAAATCAAATCCATTAATCTTTACATAATTTTCATCGGCTCCCATGACCGAGACGTTGGGATTGGTTTTTTTGTCTTCGAAATAAACCGTGGCCGTTCCAGAAGCCCGGTAAGAAATACTTACAATAGCGGGAAAACGAAAACGTTGTTTGAAGGCAAGTGCCTGTTCGTAAGTAATAGGCTGGTTGCGGTTGGATGTTTTTACCTTTTGCCTGGTTGATCCTTTCTGGGCTTGTTGCTGGTTCCCTCCAATAAAAATCCGCATTTCCCAGCTACGAATCACAAATCCATTGGCGCCCATTCGGGCGAAATTGTTATAAATAGAAGTACGGATACTGTCGATAGCCGTAATAATGCCCACCAGCGCCGTAATACCCAGCGCAATGATGGCAATGGTGAGTCCTGTACGCAGTCTGTTGCCTTTTACGGAACGGAATGCCAGAAACAAATTATCAGAGAATTGCATAGGCTATTTCCCATTCAACCGATTAAAATTACTAAAAAACATCGGCGTTGCGGATGGCAAGGGTTAAATGGTCAATTGATGGTATCAACGGCAATTCAAATGGATGAAGAAATAAAAACAAACCCCTTCTTCCGGACAGAAGAAGGGGCTATAGGCAATTGGATAAGCTAAGCAAGCAATATGCTATCCGCCGCTTTGTTTCTTTTTCTTTTCGTATTCGCGCATTCTGGCATTGTATTCATCTAATTGCTTGTAGTAGTCCAGGATTTGTTGCGATGTGGTATCTCCCGGATTGAGCTTAAGGGCTTTCTGGGCGAAGCTGGTGGCGCCTTCACGATTTTTAGCATGCAGATAATTCACCGCAATCTGGCTGTAAATCTGGGAAGCGAGCTGCGGATTATAGGTGGCCAGTTTCTCGGCATACGTGCTTGCCCTGTCATAATCGTTTTTCGTGAGATAAGATGCAGCCAGATAATAATATACACGTGTAATCTGCGTTTGATTCTCTGCATTCACGGTGTCCACCAGGCTGAGGTATTTGAGAAGGGGGTCAATAGCGAGGCCTACCGGGCCGGTTGAAGCGGTATCTTTCATCATCAGGGCCTGTCCCCAGTAATAATAAGCCGTACGCTGGTTGGGTTTTTCGGGGAATTTCTTTGCCATTTCTTGAAATACAGCAACTGCGCTATCGGGCTCATCGCTATACATCAATGAAAAGCCATACCAGAAATAATCTGCCACCTGTGCCTGTCCGTCGGCAATGTTTAGAATCTTTTTGTAGTAAAGTGCCGCTCCCCGGAAGTTATCTTGCTTACGGAGATCTTCAGCGATGCCCCGAAGGGCGTTCAGGTCCTGAGTCGTATCAGCTTCTATGGCTTTAGCGAAATAGATATTGGCCAGTGAGTCCTGATTCAGTTTCATCAAGATCTGGGCATAGGTCTGGTAATCAAACTTGGCAAATTTTGGATCGGGATGGCGCGAGAAATAAATATCCATATTTTTCTTGGCATCCAGCGAGTCGCCCAGTGCCAGTTCACTCACGGCAATCAGTTTATACAGCCGGGTCTGGGTTACGTCGTTCACTTGATTCATGATTTCATTTGCCTTTTCAATGGCCTGGCGATATTTCGTGGTATCGTGTTGCAGCAGGCCCTGAGTATAAAGCAGGTCCACCAGGTTTACCTGAGCATTTACCTTATCGTCGGCTAATTGCATGTATTGATTGATGTATTGTTCGGCTGAATCCAGGTTACGAAGCCGGTAGTATTCATACAGGTGCAGGTATGCAGGTGGATAGTTGGGATTAGCGTCAATGGCTTTATGATAAAACTCCAGTGCATTATCAAATGCACGTGCACTCATCAGCACTTCGGCATATTTGTCGTATGCCTGGGCGTCTTTGGGGTCGGCATAAAAAGCATTTTGGTAGTTGGTAGCCGCATCGCCCGCGCCGCCTGGCAATTGTAACTGGGCATCGGCCAGAGCGATGTAATCATCGGCTGTGAAAGTATATTTTTTGTTCTTTCGGTCATTTTTCATTTGCAGGAGCAGGTCGATAGCATAACGATTGTCGGCATTGGGTGATTGAGCTGTAGCTTCAAGGATGGCGCGCATGACTTCGAAATCACGCCCTTTTGAAGCGTCATAAGCTTGCTGAATTTTTGTTTTGGCATCATCATATTTTCCATTGAGGATATCGAGGCGAGCCAGCCCCACGGTATTCAGGGGTGACCCCGGATTCACCTGTAATCCTTGTTGAAAATCCATTCTGGCAGAGTCGGCCAGATCCAGCCCCAGATCGGCAAGGCCCAGGTAATAATAAGCCCTGTCGTCTTTGGGATGGTTAGCCAGGTATTGTTGCAGGATCTGCTTGGCCGTCCGGAATTTCTGATACTTGAGATTCTGGATGGCATCATCCACACTCTGGGCATGAACAGCCGCGACAGTGGCCAGAAAAGCCAGCACCATTGCAAACTTCGTGATAAAACGCATCTTCATTGTGTATTTCATTTTTTATGAACAATGATGGATAATTTACCGAATGGTGGCATCCCGGAATACAATATTCATCAATGCCGGGAATAGCCGATATTTTGCAATTATCAACTGCCCCTTGTCACTTGCTAAAAAATTGACAAACCCCGTACCTAATCCATAATAGGGTTCCCGCAAAATAAAATAAAATGCTCGAGTTAAAGGATAACTTTTTAGGGCGATGTAGTATTGATAGGGTTTAAAGTATCGGGTTTCATTTGCAGTCTTTAATCCCACCACCCGCACTTTTTTCAGAAACGACAGGCCGAGGGAATCGTAAGGGTCGGAAATCCAGCTTACGCCAATCATCCCGATTGCATTGGGGGTGGATGCCACATAATCCACCACTTCCGAAGGGCCATGAGCGGCCATCGCATAAGCCGGCAGCGGTTTACCGTGATTGATGGAGTCGATGATAAATCGTACCGTGCTGGAATTTTGTTCGTCGAAAACCAGCTGGATGGGCTTCCCGTGATAGTCGCCGGTGGTGATTTTGGCCAGTTCATCCACCGTCATATTTGTATCGGGATTAGCAGGATTCACAATCACAGCAATGGCGTCCCAGGCAAGAATCTTACTTACGATGGGTTCGTGAATGCTCCTGAAATAAGCCTGTTCCTGCTCGTTCAAATCGCGGGTAACAATAATCAGTCGTGCACTATCGTTCAACAGGTCTTTAAAACAATCGGCTTCAGGTTTGTAGGAGGCAATGATATGTGCTTGCGGATGCTGGGTTTCAAACACTTTGATTTCTGAATCCATCAGCGGTTCATAGGAAATATCCACGCTGATATGGATAGTCCCCGACGTGGTGGTATCGGCAGGATGCTTGGCCTGCTGATTACAGGATATCCAGCAAAAGCCAGCCAGCCATAAGGCGATCCATGCAGATATGATTTTTCGCAATTTCATTGGAAATAATTAACAAAATCTTAATGATCACGTCCTGAAAAAGAAAAAAATGATTTCCAGCCTTTGATGATTCTGTATGTTCCATAAATCAATACAATCGCGCCAAACACATCCACAAAGGTGTTATCCAGCGAAAAATGCAGGTGTAGCTGTTCATGGAAAAGCAATACCAGAGCAACACACACATAACAAAGGCCCATCAATCCATTGATCATGGCGCTCAGTTTTTTGCTTTTTTGTCGGTATGGTTCCATACGCAAGCCGGCAATTATACAAAAAGATTTTCACTCGCTTCCTGTTGCCTTCGTTGAAAAGATGAAATCAGATGGTATTTTCCACAGCCTATTTTCAGGTCTTATGCCGGGAAAGCGATTAACTTTGCCGCCGGAAGTTCATCCAGGGCATCTGGAAATGGCCATTTGATAGGCATTTTAAAAAGAGATATGACATGAACAATGAACCTGCGCGGGTATTGATGGTTTGTCTGGGTAATATCTGTCGGTCGCCGATGGCAGAGGGTATCTTCCGAAAGCTGGCTGGAGATTATGGCTTGGCTGTTGAGGTGGATTCGGCGGGTACGAGCGACTGGCATGCGGGGGAAATGCCCGATCGGCGGGCTATTGCAACGGCTCGCCGGCATGGAATCGATATTAGCAGTCATCGTGCCCGACCCTTTAGCAGGGCGGATTTTGACCGATTCGATTTTATTTTCGTAATGGATAGGGACAACCTGCATGAGGTAACACGGCAGGCCCGTAATGAGGCTGATCGCAAAAAGGTATTTATGCTCACGGAAGCACTTTCTCCTCAACGCCCGGTATCTGTTCCCGATCCCTGGTTCGATGATGCCCTGTTTGAACCCGTATTTCAACAAATCCAGGCCGCCAGCGAAGCCTGGTTGAAAAAATGGATCGCTCATCCTGAAATGATGAACACGAATCGTTATTCACATGATTAAACCTGCTCTACCCAAGGGTACCCGTGATTTTACTCCCGAAGCGGTGCGGAAAAGGAGATATCTTTTTCAAACCATTCAACACTGCTTTGAAGTTTTCGGCTTTGAACCGATTGAAACGCCGGCCATGGAAAATTTAAGTACTCTGCTGGGCAAGTATGGTGAAGAAGGTGATAAGCTGATCTTCCGGATTTTGAATAACGGCGACATTTTGCCGATTGCTCGCCAGGCCCGCGATAATCGCGAACTGGCCAATTTGCTCTGTGAAAAAGCGCTTCGCTACGATCTCACCATTCCTTTTGCCCGTTTTGTGGTGATGAACCACCATCAGTTGGTGTTCCCATTCAAACGATACCAGATCCAGCCGGTGTGGCGGGCCGACAGGCCCCAGAAGGGGCGATACCGGGAATTTTACCAGTGCGATGCAGATATTGTGGGGAGTCGTTCGTTATTGAATGAGGTAGAGCTGGTACGCCTGTACCAGCAGGTATTTACCCGGTTGTCGTTGCGGGTGCAGATTCGGATCAACCACCGTAAATTGCTTCAGGCCCTGGCTGCATGTTCTGGCGATCCGGCCTGGATGGGATGGATCACCACAGCCATCGATAAGCTCGATAAAATACCGGTCGCCGAAGTGGAGGCCGAGTTGCGCCAGAGGGGGCTGGATGACGAGGCCGTCAAGCTGGTGCGGGCCTACGTGGATTTGCCCGGCGAACCATCGGAGGCTTTTCCTGCCGTCTTAACGCTTTTACGCCAGCATCCCGACGCCGTGGAAGGCGTGAAAGAGCTGGAATTTATCCTGCATCATGTGGCTTCATCGCCCCATGATCAGGCCCCGGTAAGGGTGGATTTCATGCTGGCGCGCGGGCTGGATTATTATACCGGCACCATCCTCGAAGTGAAGTCGGAGGAGCTGGCTATGGGTAGTTTGGGTGGGGGAGGTCGATATGACAATCTCACGGGTTTATTTGGGCTTCCCGATGTGCCGGGCGTGGGTATTTCTTTTGGTGTCGATCGCATTTACGATGTCATGGAGGCCTTGCAGCGTTTCCCGGCTGACACCCGGCAGGCGACGCAGGTGCTCTGGTTGCGCATGGATGACGCCTGGCTCACTCAGGCGCTGGAATATGTGATGCAATTGCGGGCGCAAGGCATTTCGGCCGAGATTTATCCGGATGCCATTAAAATGGATAAGCAGCTCAAATATGCCAGTAAAAAAGGCATTCGTTTTGCCGTGATGATGGGCTCGCGCGAATATGAACAGCAGGCGGTGAGCTTGAAAGATCTATGGAACGGCCAACAGGAACAGGTTCCGCTTCATGAACTCGTGCCCATGATACAAAAGAAGATTCAGGAGTTGCCGGCTTGATGAAACCGGTTGAGTACATCCTGCAAGTATTGCAAAAAATGAGCAGGATCCGGATCATAGCCATATCCCCCGGGCATGATGGGCTGGCCTTGAGGGTTCAGAAAAACATAATAGGGCTGGGCATTCCGGTTGAAACGCGAAGCCTCAAAATCGGCATTCAGCTGCCCCAGCGTACGGATATGTGTCCCATCGACCTTCGAAATGTATTGCAGACTGTCGGGCAACGGTGTACGGTCGTCCACATACAGGGAAAGTAAAATGAAGTGCTGGTTGATCATTTGCCTGACGGCGGGATCGGTCCATACGGCATTTTCCATTTTCCGACAATTCACACACGACCAGCCCGTAAAATCGACCATGATAGGCTTATGTTCACGTTGGGCGGCCTGCAGGGCTTCCTGATAATCGTAATAAGCTGTATAACCCGCCGGTGTGGCCTTTCCGAATATATCGGCATACTTCCTGGGACCCGCAACCGCAGTTGTGGGCGTAGATACATGGCTTTGTGCAGGAAAGTATATGCTCGAATAGTTGGGCAGAAAGCCGCTGAAGATGCCTTTCGGCTCGCCACCAAATAATCCGGGAACCAGATAAACAGCAATGGCGAAAAACACCATGGCAAAGAACAGACGCGGCAGGGAAAGCGCCGCCGGAGGCGCATCATGCGTCAGATGCAATTTACCCAGCAGGTAGAGCCCGGTAAGCGCGAAAATCACAATCCAGATGGCCAGGAACACTTCCTTGCTCAGGATATTCCAGTGATAGACCATATCGACATTCGACAGGAACTTAAAGGCCAGCGCCAGTTCTAAGAAGCCCAGGGTGATTTTTACGGCATTCAGCCAGCCGCCGGGCCGGAAAAGGGTTTGCAGCCACTGTGGAAAGATGGCAAACAGGGAAAAGGGGATGGCCAGCGCCAGCGAAAAACCAAACATACCTACCAGGGGGCCGCTCACGCCGCCATGCACGGCCAGTACCAGCAAATTGCCGATGATGGGCGCCGTACAGGAAAATGAAACAATAGATAACGTAAGCGCCATGAAAAAGATACCCATCAAGCTGCCCAGGCCAGCCCGCGCATCGGTTTTGCTGGACAACGACCCCGGCAGGCGGATCTCAAACGCCCCCAGAAAGGAAAGGGCAAACACCACAAACAGGACGAAGAAAATCAAGTTCACCCAGATATTACTGGCCAGCGCGTTCAGTGCACCGGCGCCCAGCAGGCGGGTGATCAGAAAGCCCAGGCCGGTGTAGATCACAATAATCGATAAGGAATATATCGCTGCATGTTGAATACCTGCTTTTCGGGATCCGCTGCGTTTGATGAAAAAACTTACGGTGAGTGGAATCATGGAAAACACGCAGGGAGTGATCAAAGCCAGAAAACCTCCCGCAAAACTTGCCCAGAATATCCACCAGAGCGAGTTTTCGGCAG
It includes:
- the htpG gene encoding molecular chaperone HtpG encodes the protein MQKGQIRVHTENIFPIIKKFLYSEHEIFLRELISNAVDATQKLKMLANSGEFKGELGTLDIEVKLDVAQRTLTISDRGIGMTAEEVDRYINQVAFSSAEEFLSKYKGDGASIIGHFGLGFYSAFMVSERVEILTRSYRDEAQAVRWICDGSPEYVLEEAEKPWRGTDVILHIHEDSREFLEPERIRTILLKYCRFLPVPIYFEGKQINNTEPIWVKRPSELTSQDYQQFYKELYPYHEPPLFWIHLHVDYPFHLNGVLYFPKITHSFDIQKDRIQLYCNQVFVTDEVKDIVPEFLMLLHGVIDSPDIPLNVSRSYLQGDPNVRKINSHITKKVADKLEDIFKQDRKELEEKWEYIGLFVKYGMMTDDKFRERAQTFLLMQDAFASATWYTLSEYREKAASLQTNPDRKLVILYTTDPVQQYSYLQAARERGYLVVKLDSIIDAAFIQAMEEKWDDVVFTRVDADIPERLIKREESSHSVLTAQQEARLKELFAKEIPEPSYRVELKGLSPDTQPVVATRPEMSRRLKEMAAMSGQAASWYGKIPDEVVLTVNTNHPIFQQILQESREEQQRKMIRNLADLALLSQQMLNGEALNRFIQRSIELMGGIKKSSIILPS
- a CDS encoding ABC transporter permease — translated: MQFSDNLFLAFRSVKGNRLRTGLTIAIIALGITALVGIITAIDSIRTSIYNNFARMGANGFVIRSWEMRIFIGGNQQQAQKGSTRQKVKTSNRNQPITYEQALAFKQRFRFPAIVSISYRASGTATVYFEDKKTNPNVSVMGADENYVKINGFDFDAGRNLNPDELQSGANVAVIGHDIAQKLFDANPMAAVGKDIRIGMVKYRVVGVLKSVGNTGIFSADNLVILPLNNVRRVYPISSNSSFQIGVMVPQIALLNTAIDEATGTFRLIRHLALNEADNFYITRSDTLADMLFGSLKKVRFLTFGVGLITLLGSIIGLMNIMLVAVAERTREIGVSKAIGATAQVIRNQFLYESILISLLGGALGILLGIAIGNLVSLLLHAGFIIPWVWIGGAIALCAAVGLVAGVYPAMKAARLDPIVALRYE
- a CDS encoding tetratricopeptide repeat protein; this encodes MKMRFITKFAMVLAFLATVAAVHAQSVDDAIQNLKYQKFRTAKQILQQYLANHPKDDRAYYYLGLADLGLDLADSARMDFQQGLQVNPGSPLNTVGLARLDILNGKYDDAKTKIQQAYDASKGRDFEVMRAILEATAQSPNADNRYAIDLLLQMKNDRKNKKYTFTADDYIALADAQLQLPGGAGDAATNYQNAFYADPKDAQAYDKYAEVLMSARAFDNALEFYHKAIDANPNYPPAYLHLYEYYRLRNLDSAEQYINQYMQLADDKVNAQVNLVDLLYTQGLLQHDTTKYRQAIEKANEIMNQVNDVTQTRLYKLIAVSELALGDSLDAKKNMDIYFSRHPDPKFAKFDYQTYAQILMKLNQDSLANIYFAKAIEADTTQDLNALRGIAEDLRKQDNFRGAALYYKKILNIADGQAQVADYFWYGFSLMYSDEPDSAVAVFQEMAKKFPEKPNQRTAYYYWGQALMMKDTASTGPVGLAIDPLLKYLSLVDTVNAENQTQITRVYYYLAASYLTKNDYDRASTYAEKLATYNPQLASQIYSQIAVNYLHAKNREGATSFAQKALKLNPGDTTSQQILDYYKQLDEYNARMREYEKKKKQSGG
- a CDS encoding substrate-binding domain-containing protein, which encodes MKLRKIISAWIALWLAGFCWISCNQQAKHPADTTTSGTIHISVDISYEPLMDSEIKVFETQHPQAHIIASYKPEADCFKDLLNDSARLIIVTRDLNEQEQAYFRSIHEPIVSKILAWDAIAVIVNPANPDTNMTVDELAKITTGDYHGKPIQLVFDEQNSSTVRFIIDSINHGKPLPAYAMAAHGPSEVVDYVASTPNAIGMIGVSWISDPYDSLGLSFLKKVRVVGLKTANETRYFKPYQYYIALKSYPLTRAFYFILREPYYGLGTGFVNFLASDKGQLIIAKYRLFPALMNIVFRDATIR
- a CDS encoding low molecular weight protein-tyrosine-phosphatase — protein: MNNEPARVLMVCLGNICRSPMAEGIFRKLAGDYGLAVEVDSAGTSDWHAGEMPDRRAIATARRHGIDISSHRARPFSRADFDRFDFIFVMDRDNLHEVTRQARNEADRKKVFMLTEALSPQRPVSVPDPWFDDALFEPVFQQIQAASEAWLKKWIAHPEMMNTNRYSHD
- the hisS gene encoding histidine--tRNA ligase; translated protein: MIKPALPKGTRDFTPEAVRKRRYLFQTIQHCFEVFGFEPIETPAMENLSTLLGKYGEEGDKLIFRILNNGDILPIARQARDNRELANLLCEKALRYDLTIPFARFVVMNHHQLVFPFKRYQIQPVWRADRPQKGRYREFYQCDADIVGSRSLLNEVELVRLYQQVFTRLSLRVQIRINHRKLLQALAACSGDPAWMGWITTAIDKLDKIPVAEVEAELRQRGLDDEAVKLVRAYVDLPGEPSEAFPAVLTLLRQHPDAVEGVKELEFILHHVASSPHDQAPVRVDFMLARGLDYYTGTILEVKSEELAMGSLGGGGRYDNLTGLFGLPDVPGVGISFGVDRIYDVMEALQRFPADTRQATQVLWLRMDDAWLTQALEYVMQLRAQGISAEIYPDAIKMDKQLKYASKKGIRFAVMMGSREYEQQAVSLKDLWNGQQEQVPLHELVPMIQKKIQELPA
- a CDS encoding thioredoxin family protein, producing MMLKKRNASYGLMLTFLLCFTGVHAQLLNPVRWNFSTQKINDSTYALHFRASIDPGWHIYALDAGEGPIPTSFHFEQMQGWQLAGPIQEKGHKIAHFDGAFGTVLRYFENEVDFVQTIKRQSAEKGQVTGHLEYMVCNDKNCLPPKEVPFSFQLPALTAALPSQPTSSVTGGTTTTSPSDTMQTISTAASVPTSPMQPHNASAENSLWWIFWASFAGGFLALITPCVFSMIPLTVSFFIKRSGSRKAGIQHAAIYSLSIIVIYTGLGFLITRLLGAGALNALASNIWVNLIFFVLFVVFALSFLGAFEIRLPGSLSSKTDARAGLGSLMGIFFMALTLSIVSFSCTAPIIGNLLVLAVHGGVSGPLVGMFGFSLALAIPFSLFAIFPQWLQTLFRPGGWLNAVKITLGFLELALAFKFLSNVDMVYHWNILSKEVFLAIWIVIFALTGLYLLGKLHLTHDAPPAALSLPRLFFAMVFFAIAVYLVPGLFGGEPKGIFSGFLPNYSSIYFPAQSHVSTPTTAVAGPRKYADIFGKATPAGYTAYYDYQEALQAAQREHKPIMVDFTGWSCVNCRKMENAVWTDPAVRQMINQHFILLSLYVDDRTPLPDSLQYISKVDGTHIRTLGQLNADFEASRFNRNAQPYYVFLNPQGQPIMPGGYGYDPDPAHFLQYLQDVLNRFHQAGNS